One window of Rhinolophus ferrumequinum isolate MPI-CBG mRhiFer1 chromosome 26, mRhiFer1_v1.p, whole genome shotgun sequence genomic DNA carries:
- the DNAJB6 gene encoding dnaJ homolog subfamily B member 6: protein MVDYYEVLGVQRHASAEDIKKAYRKLALKWHPDKNPENKEEAERKFKQVAEAYEVLSDAKKRDIYDKYGKEGLNGGGGGGTHFDGPFEFGFTFRNPDDVFREFFGGRDPFSFDFFDDPFEDFFGNRRGPRGSRSRGTGSFFSAFTGFPSFGGGFPSFDTGFTSFGSLGHGGLTSFSSTAFGGSGMGNFKSISTSTKMVNGRKITTKRIVENGQERVEVEEDGQLKSLTINGVADENAFLEECRQRGQHALPSQAASTSTSARPLRSHKPASLPRHASPPYVCEDEDEQGRHRAAGSWDPSVFSAGFKEGGKRKKQKQRDESKKKKPTKGHH, encoded by the exons ATGGTGGATTACTATGAAGTCCTGGGCGTGCAGAGACACGCCTCAGCCGAGGACATCAAAAAGGC ATACCGGAAACTGGCACTGAAGTGGCATCCAGATAAAAATCCTGAGAATaaagaagaagcagagagaaaattcaAACAAGTCGCTGAGGCGTATGAGGTGCTGTCAGATG CTAAAAAACGGGACATCTATGACAAATACGGCAAAGAAGGATTAAACGGTGGAGGCGGAG GTGGAACTCATTTTGACGGGCCTTTTGAGTTTGGCTTCACATTCCGGAACCCAGATGACGTCTTCAGGGAATTTTTCGGTGGAAGGGACCCGTTTTCATTCGACTTCTTCG ACGACCCATTCGAGGACTTCTTTGGCAACCGGAGGGGCCCCCGTGGGAGCAGGAGCCGAGGCACAGGGTCATTCTTCTCCGCCTTCACTGGGTTCCCGTCGTTTGGAGGAGGGTTTCCTTCTTTTGATACAG GGTTCACTTCCTTCGGGTCACTGGGTCATGGGGGCCTCACTTCATTCTCTTCCACGGCGTTTGGTGGGAGTGGGATGGGCAACTTCAAATCCATATCAACGTCCACGAAGATGGTTAACGGCAGAAAAATCACCACAAAGAG AATTGTCGAGAATGGTCAAGAAAGAGTGGAAGTTGAAGAAGACGGCCAGTTAAAGTCCTTAACGATAAATG GTGTGGCCGATGAGAACGCCTTCTTGGAAGAGTGCAGGCAGAGAGGCCAACACGCGCTGCCCTCGCAGGCcgccagcaccagcaccagcgcCCGCCCACTCAGGTCCCACAAGCCCGCTTCTCTACCCAGACATGCGTCCCCTCCCTATGTCTGTGAGGACGAGGACGAGCAAGGCAGACACCGGGCCGCCGGCAGTTGGGACCCCTCCGTGTTCTCAGCAG GATTCAAAGAAGGTGGcaagaggaagaagcagaagcagagggaCGAGTCCAAGAAGAAGAAGCCGACCAAAGGGCACCACTAG